From a region of the Archocentrus centrarchus isolate MPI-CPG fArcCen1 chromosome 18, fArcCen1, whole genome shotgun sequence genome:
- the LOC115796787 gene encoding uncharacterized protein LOC115796787, with amino-acid sequence MASALVRSTVMIREKMICRILLLLILTSCVSGSFVVNVTQTSYQAEENHNITLEWTFTTNPESSPQTFNILCELITEHRFSLLYHVHEGVEVSESQDAKFSGRVQSDKDALREGRMRLQLSRLRTDDSGVYVCEVNTDDGFGVGRCQLNITAADQLEKETLSPKPKSPKSPGDAIFYVMLGMGLTATAVPLAFCLSDVIRNIKKESRS; translated from the exons ggagaagatgatctgcaggatcctgctgctcctcatcctcacctcatGTGTCTCTG GATCATTTGTAGTCAATGTGACACAGACCTCCTATCAGGCAGAGGAGAACCACAACATCACACTGGAGTGGACGTTCACCACCAACCCTGAGAGCTCCCCCCAAACTTTCAACATCCTCTGTGAACTGATAACTGAGCATAGATTCTCACTCCTGTATCATGTTCATGAAGGTGTTGAGGTGTCAGAGTCTCAGGATGCAAAGTTTTCAGGACGAGTCCAGAGTGACAAAGACGCCCTCAGAGAAGGACGAATGAGACTTCAACTGTCCAGACTCAGGACTGATGACTCGGGTGTGTACGTGTGTGAGGTCAACACTGATGATGGCTTCGGTGTTGGAAGATGTCAGCTTAACATCACTG CTGCTGATCAACTTGAGAAAGAAACTTTGAGTCCAAAGCCAAAGAGTCCAAAGAGTCCAGGAGACGCCATTTTTTATGTTATGCTGGGAATGGGACTAACAGCAACAGCAGTTCCACTGGCCTTTTGTCTGTCTGATGTCATCAGAAACATTAAGAAAGAAAGCAGATCATAG